Within the Solwaraspora sp. WMMA2056 genome, the region GCTGACCACGTAGTCCAGCCCGTTGGGCAGCATGATCAGCACGAACCGGGGCCGGTCGCCCGTACCCGCCGCCGGCAGCACCCGGGCCAGCGCGGCCGCCCGCCCGGCCAGCTCGGCGTAGGTCACCGTCGACCACCGGCCGTCACCAATGGTGAACTCGACGGCGTGCCGGGCACCGTGCCGGCGCGCCCGGTCCAGCAGGTCACCGGCCAGGGTGTGGGTCGGCCGCGCCTCGGCGACCACAGGTGTACGCACGGCGGATCTCCCTCGCACTCGACCGACGGGCCTGCATGCACCATCCCGGTCGGATCTCGAGGGCGGCGCGACGGCGACTGGTGGCGACGCCCGCAGCGGACTCGACCGGGCAGCCGCGCGGCGCACCCCGAGCCGGACTGGACCGGCCCTGGGGCGTGGCCGGTTGCGATAGGGGCCACCGGCACCCAGGAGGCCCCGCCGTGACCACGACAGCCGCGGCCGACTCGTTCGGCCCGCTCCCGGCCCTGGTCGATCTCACCGACCCGGCACCGGTGGTACGGGTGTCCACCCCCACCGGCGATCAGGTCTGGGTGGTCACCGACCTGCGGCTCGGCCGGGCGGTGCTGGGCGACGCGAGGTTCAGCCGGGCCGCGGCGGCCGCCGCCGGCGCGCCCCGGGTCAACACCGCCAACCCGGCACCGAGCTCGATGATGAGCATGGACGGTGCCGCCCACGCCCGACTCCGCCGGCAGGTCAGCGCGGCCTTCGGGCCGCGCCGCGTCGACGCCGACGCCGTACGGGTGCGGCGGCTCACCGACGAACTGCTGGACGCCATGATCGCGGCCGGCCCGCCGGCCGACCTGATGGCGGCGGTGGCGGTGCCGCTGCCGGTCGCCGTCATCGGTGACCTGCTCGGCGTACCGGCCGCCGACCGGCCGCAGGTGCAGCAGTGGGCCGGTGTGCTGTTCGACGTGACCGCCACCGGCGCCCGGGACAAGGCCCGACGGGCGTTCACGCTGTACGCGTACATGTCACGGCTGATCGACAAGCGTCGGGCGCAACCCGGCGACGACCTGCTCACCGGGCTGATCACCGCCCACGACGCCGGGGCGCTGACCCGTACCG harbors:
- a CDS encoding cytochrome P450, producing the protein MTTTAAADSFGPLPALVDLTDPAPVVRVSTPTGDQVWVVTDLRLGRAVLGDARFSRAAAAAAGAPRVNTANPAPSSMMSMDGAAHARLRRQVSAAFGPRRVDADAVRVRRLTDELLDAMIAAGPPADLMAAVAVPLPVAVIGDLLGVPAADRPQVQQWAGVLFDVTATGARDKARRAFTLYAYMSRLIDKRRAQPGDDLLTGLITAHDAGALTRTELVDLALAVLTAGYETTVGQFGLGVLAHLLDPAALGTAPDETRVAAVVEEHLRRLPATPMTFPRVALADVALGPVTVRAGEAVVVSILHANRDTAGDGPPAGTGARAHLTFGHGAHYCLGAALARTQLRIALHRLLHRVPGLRLADGPDPVRWWTGLATRGPAQLLVTW